GGGGTGGAATAAGGCTCTTATGACAATGAATCTCAATAATCAGCATTTCCAGAAAGTCCAGAGGGGCATAAGGCCAAAATTTGGCCGAATCGAAATCTTCGGCTGATATGATTTACGGGACACGCTCTAAAGATTCAGGCCAGGAAGCTATTGTCTGAGCAAGTTGAGCGCTTTTGGGGACAAGTTAATCTTGCTTATTTGCCGATGGTTGTCCTTCTCTGCCGGAACCATTTCTCGGCCTCCACAATGAAATAAGTGATTATTCCGGCCGCAACCGTCCGTACCCAGGCGTCAAGACTTACAGGCGCGCTGTGGAATAACCGGTTCATGACCGGAATATAAGTATAGAACATCTGCAGAACAAACATGGCAGTGACTCCGCCGAGGACCCAAGGGTTTGAAAGCAACCCGAGTTCAAAGATCGTTTTTTCCAACGAACGGCAGTTGAAGAGATAAAAAAGTTCTATAATGACAAAGACATTGACTGCAACCGTGCGTGCCTGGGCCACACTGGCCCCTGCCGCCAGTTCCAACTGGAAAAGGGTGAATGACGCGACCAGCAGAAGCAGCCCCACCAGGAGGATTCGTCCGATCAGCACCCCTGTGAGTATAGGCGTCTTTGGGTCACGGGGCGGACGCATCATGATGCCGGGCTCCTTGGGTTCAAAAGCCAGCATGAGCCCCAGGAAGCCGGCTGTAGTCATGTTGATCCAGAGAATCTGCACCGGAAGGATGGGCAGGGTGACGCCGACGAGTATAGCGGCCATGATAACCAGACCCTCTCCCAGGTTGGTCGGCAGGGTCCAGGCGATGAATTTTATCAAATTGTCGAATACGCCCCTTCCTTCCTCGACCGCGGCCTCGATGGAGCTGAAGTTGTCGTCTGTCAGGACCATATCGGCAGCCTCCTTGGCTACATCGGTGCCGGTCACACCCATCGCTACTCCGATATCCGCTCTTTTCAGGGCCGGGGCATCATTCACACCGTCTCCGGTCATGGCCACAACGTGTCCGCGGCGCTGCAGCGCCTCGACCAGACGGAGCTTCTGCTCCGGGGTTGCCCTGGCAAAGACTGCGGTCCGCTCGGCCACATTAACGAGTTCCCTGTCAGGGATTTTCTCAAGTTCCTGTCCGGTGATAACAGCCAATGCACCTGTATCAGGGTCACGGGCACCGCTCAGGTCCATCTGTTTCGCAATGGTGGCCGCTGTCAGGGCGTGATCGCCTGTAATCATCTTGACATGAATGCCTGCTGTCAGGCAGACCTTGATTGCCGCAACCGCTTCAGGACGCGGCGGATCGATCATGCCCTGAAGACCGAGGAAGGTCAGCCCGGAATCCACATCTGAATGCCTTAAAATGCCCGTCTCCGCCGGCAGTTCCGTCCTGGCAAAGGCGAGCACCCGTAATCCCTTGGAGGCCATTTCATCCACATTTTTGAGAATCCGGGCCGGATCCAGTATTGTCGAATTCCCTCTTTCATCAATGCATGAATCGCATCTGTCCAGGATGGTCTCAACCGCGCCCTTGATATAGACGATCCTCGGGTTGTCACTCCCGGCGTCATGCATGGTTGCCATATACTGGTACAGGGATTCAAAAGGAATTGCGTCTATGCGGGGAAATTTTTCCTGCACCATGTTTCTGAACAGGCCCCCCTTGTTCGCTGCGACGATCAATGCCCCTTCAGTGGGATCCCCCTGTATCTGCCAGGAGCCCTCTTTGTTCACCAGCAGACTGTCATTGCACAGTACGCCAGCCTGCAGGCACTCCGCCAGCGCTGATAATTTAGCGGCATCCACCGGGATTCCCTGTCTGAGAATCCTCCCTGAAGATTCATATCCCGAACCGGTTACCTCAAATCGCTGACCGCCGGCAAAGATCTCCCGGACAGTCATCTGGTTTTCGGTAAGCGTTCCGGTCTTATCCGTGCAAATGACCGTGGTGCTGCCAAGGGTCTCAACTGCCGGAAGATTTCGAATGATAGCCCGGCGACTCGCCATCCGGGAAACGCCAATGGCCAGCGTTATGGTCACAGCGGCCGGGAGGCCTTCCGGGATGGCACCTACACCCAGGGCTACGGCGGCCATAAACATGTCGAAGATGGATTGCCCGCGGATAATGCCTGCCGCTATGGTGACAGCCGCAAGGGCCGAGATCACATAGATCATGACATGGCTGAAGCGGGCAATCTTTCGAGTGAGCGGTGTTTCCAGTTCCTGCACGTCTGAAATGAGTTGAGAAATGCGGCCGACTTCCGTGCGGTCGCCGGTGGCGACAACGACGCCACTTCCCTGTCCGTAAGTAACCAGGGTCGAGGAATAGGCCATGTTCCGACGATCTGCAAGGACCGTATCATGATCAAGGGTGTCCGGTGCCTTTTCAACAGGAACGGATTCGCCGGTGAGCGCGGATTCATCTATCTGTAAATCGCGTGAATGGATCAGGCGCATATCTGCAGGCACCTTGTCACCTGCCTGCAGCAAGACGATATCACCCGGAACCAGTTCTGCTGCAGGAATACGCAGCCTCTTCCCATCCCGCAGCACAGTGGCCTCGGTTGTCACTGTCAGGGCCAAGGCCTTCAGGGCACTGACAGCCTTTGATTCCTGGACGAACCCGGTGATGGCATTAACAAGCACAACTCCGAAAATAACGCCGGAATCTACCCACTCTTGAAGGCCGGCCGTGATAATACCGGCTGCGATCAAAATATAGATAAGTGGCTGGTGGAACTGGAGGAGAAAGCGCAGCAGCCCCCCTTTTTCTCCTTTAACAGTGATCACATTGGGGCCGAATTCTTCCAGGCGATTTTCTATCGTGAACATGCCCAGGCCTTTTGCGGGATCACTCTCCAGCAGATCAACCACCTCGTCAGCAGGCAGATGGTGCCAGTGTCCGGTAATCAAAGTCTCCATGAAGTCCCCGTTATATCTAAGTGTGCTTCCTGCCTGGAACCACTTCCGGTTCCAGTTGCAGATCAAAACCTGAATGCTGCATGTTTGCGGTATATTTCTGATTTTAAATATTCTTATAAACCCGTGGTCCCATGTGCGTGACCGTTCACGGGCAGGGGATATTTCTTTTCACTTCACACTTCAGCCCCTTGTTTTCTTAAGGCTTTTGACATGGGGGATGTCCTGCCCCCTCTGCATTCGCCCTACGCTGCGCTTAAGGCGATGCAGTTTCCCCCACAGCAAAAGCCGAGAAAACTACGGGGGCTTCCGTTATAAACTGTTCAAAGAAATATCCCCTTCCTGTGAACGGTTGCCATCCGCGCCCTGCCGCAGGAGCGGTTTGCCTTTTGCAGGGTTTCGATCGCGGGCCGGATTGCACTGCCTCTCCGGTCCGCGATGAGTGAGCTTTGAAACCCGGAAAAAGGTAACCGCTTCAAGGCAGGATAT
The sequence above is drawn from the Deltaproteobacteria bacterium genome and encodes:
- a CDS encoding carbonate dehydratase, yielding METLITGHWHHLPADEVVDLLESDPAKGLGMFTIENRLEEFGPNVITVKGEKGGLLRFLLQFHQPLIYILIAAGIITAGLQEWVDSGVIFGVVLVNAITGFVQESKAVSALKALALTVTTEATVLRDGKRLRIPAAELVPGDIVLLQAGDKVPADMRLIHSRDLQIDESALTGESVPVEKAPDTLDHDTVLADRRNMAYSSTLVTYGQGSGVVVATGDRTEVGRISQLISDVQELETPLTRKIARFSHVMIYVISALAAVTIAAGIIRGQSIFDMFMAAVALGVGAIPEGLPAAVTITLAIGVSRMASRRAIIRNLPAVETLGSTTVICTDKTGTLTENQMTVREIFAGGQRFEVTGSGYESSGRILRQGIPVDAAKLSALAECLQAGVLCNDSLLVNKEGSWQIQGDPTEGALIVAANKGGLFRNMVQEKFPRIDAIPFESLYQYMATMHDAGSDNPRIVYIKGAVETILDRCDSCIDERGNSTILDPARILKNVDEMASKGLRVLAFARTELPAETGILRHSDVDSGLTFLGLQGMIDPPRPEAVAAIKVCLTAGIHVKMITGDHALTAATIAKQMDLSGARDPDTGALAVITGQELEKIPDRELVNVAERTAVFARATPEQKLRLVEALQRRGHVVAMTGDGVNDAPALKRADIGVAMGVTGTDVAKEAADMVLTDDNFSSIEAAVEEGRGVFDNLIKFIAWTLPTNLGEGLVIMAAILVGVTLPILPVQILWINMTTAGFLGLMLAFEPKEPGIMMRPPRDPKTPILTGVLIGRILLVGLLLLVASFTLFQLELAAGASVAQARTVAVNVFVIIELFYLFNCRSLEKTIFELGLLSNPWVLGGVTAMFVLQMFYTYIPVMNRLFHSAPVSLDAWVRTVAAGIITYFIVEAEKWFRQRRTTIGK